GTGATAATATAATAGTAAATAATTGCTCAACTGATTTTTCTGATACATGCCTTGGAATACTGAAAGAAGTTATAAAAGAAACCCAGTACAGCCGACCCCATGACAATCTTCAAATGGGAATGTATTCGGTGCTATATTTGTCTCTGTTGTGCACTCGAAAATGGTTCCATTTGGTCCTAGAAATCCCAACTGTAAAACATGAGAGCAGGGCATTAATATTTACTCGTGATATTATCGAAATAGCTCAATGGCGTCGACTATGGCtacgattttattttgttcgttCATATAccttttattaaattttaaagtatATAGGACTGCTATTACATATTAGAAAACGTGGCTTGTTTGACAATCGGTGTGAATTCAGAAGTCCATCTCGCTATGCACAAAGTTGTGATTGAAATATCCATTTTGATATTCGAAAATGTAACAAACCTCACCGGCACAATCATTTAGATTAATGGGAAAATGAGATAAATTATACATTTAAGACTTTGAAGTATGATAGAATGTTAAAGATATCTATCAATTTGATATCGGTAAATAGCTTTGACAATCCATTATCTTATCTTTTTatctaggcttgcacgtaatttacggatttacggaattacgtaattatttggagttacggaagggaagttacgaattacgtaaagtcgtaattattgcattgaaacgagctttcttcaaagcagtcaatttcgtcgattgcgaaaaatgaaagctcaacaagtagaagaagttagagttccggtattcgcagccgtttttctctctcttgttacgtaggtgaaggaaggcatgacgcgttgccatttactaacctattatcaacttatctggcatggccaatgtaaattagtaacgtagttaagggggaagaactgagtagggccgtttgacgccaacacacctggttttaacttctcccgcaacttaaccgtagataagggatagaattgcgttgagaccgattgacgccaacacacctggtttcaacttctctcgcatcttatctagcatggccatggccaatgtacataacaaccgtagatagggggaagaattgtgttaagaccgatggacgctaacacgcccggtttcaacttcttcgggtgaaatgactaatgaacgcaggagatcaatctatcaaacatggtctatcaaacatttgtatccattttacttttatttattatttacttgttccagttttccgttacttatggtatatatgttccgtttctattttatagtcacgcgtttaaatagtgggaattccccaccaagtgtggattagcaatgcttaaccattctttattgttaatatcaacacttgatatatgaacatggaatatcatactgtttttggctgttttatttcagacttggggtataaacaggaaaatatctataacctttcaacacgacgatcttgtgaaatttaacgaagagctttcgcgacgaattggaaccaaataagcgaaaagagcgatcgatcactcgcgccaatacctcgccgtgataataaatgtcgcgcttatcaaatagcaatataactacaaaagagagattgcgtaatgaaccaacgcaacttcgtcttctcggcatcggtaaagcgactgagacggcagagaaacaacaaaacgatggattcctcgcggaccgctaaaaatttaactgctatcaaatatgagccagtgtgtttattctgtgcgagatccattttctattacaaaatcttgatgttctgttaacggttttatcgttatatatcagtctggacttggccttgctcatgatgtttttcacaattcctctcaatatttcggccatgtatgattaactgtcttaccaaatgcggcaacttattttgatttatcgtcgacttgaataccgaccaaatttgtgtcaatcttggccgataggatcgccgacttgagttagcaaataaatgtcgtgagtgtaaaataaatgtcacaaaatgcattgttttgcgatataactttgtattttcggagaaggcatatcatataagttcggtatttaaattatacgcaaataaataatatttgatctaaatttatcgcaaataatgttataaacattcagtccgcgaaatgattaaatgtaaaatgaagcatggtaatcggaatatcgtcaataagtcgacatcaataattattattataaaatgctaacaaggcagtaatgtcggataatgcagaagacgctgcaaaaacaagtcttcgtcgcgaggaaatcgcaagtataatcaaacgagagaatacgctcgtcgttggttaataaattagaaacccgtaatttttattcagtactaaggtggttttaaaaaactatcgttttcataaatatccgtataccagtgtcggtaatgataaaataaaattgatcgcataaaaatgggacggttaatttgcgaaggtgataaaggaaaaccaaagctaacacaaaagataaaaatcagaataaaattaatttgaattcactccttgatatttgtctttaacatctgacgacggcgtgtagtactgccaagaatatgaaaacccaacttcaatgtcccattcggaaaagaagtggattcaattggttgttatgataggtttaaatgcgtggaaaaatatcgcaattacggggtcattacgtaattgattttgccgtaattacggaattgatttttgtcaattacgtgcaagcctatttttatcgtttacaaaaattataattttaaatgacGCTGCCAACAAATGTTTTACTCGTTAATTTTACGCTGCAATATCATCCGAATGCCCTACGCTACAAACAAACTTTTCTCAATTGCATAAGCATTAAATACGTGTCGCTAAAGTGTAGATTAAATCTTCCATTTTTAAAACAGCGAGTAATTAACCTGAATAAAGAAAGCTGTCCATCCTTTCTCAGGCTTATCCACACTGTGTGAAAAATGTGTTTCACTTATTGTGGTGACATCACTTCCAATCCACATCACATTTTGAGGTATTGGTCCGTTCAAACTATCCTTTGGATCAAGTATATTGAGACGAAAATCGCGTCTGGAAGACAGAGAGAAAACATAATTGATGTATTTTCCCTACGCGTTCGCTGATACTGCGTTTCTCGTTTTTTATGGCACGCCAAGgtaacaaaaataacaaaatgcaATGATTGAGTATCTTAAGCCATATAATAGGCCCTACCACTTCGTAAGGGTTATAACAATGCCTATCATTTGTTTCAGTAATAAACCATAGAAGAAATGTTCAAATGAAATTGGAATTTTGTTTAGCTAAATGGGAGTTCCACTTTCAATCATTCCATTCCCTAAACTATTACTCTGATTAGTACAATATAAAGGAGTTGAAAGGTGCTTACCTATCTTGAGACAAAGTAGTCGCCGTCCATGCAGAAACTCGAACCGGTTTTGTGTCGGTGGTCACATCAATAGATCCACCACCCGTAGGTGTAGTTTGTAGCGTCCAAGCTACTTTCGGAATTTTATAACCCTGTGTCAAACAAGAACACGAAAAGTGAAGAGCAGAGTAAAAATACATCCGTTAGTATCCGATTAAGAATCAATCTTAGTTACACTGCTTAATTCGCTCTGGGTCGCGCGTTCCCTGCCGAAATACCACGAGGCAACTCTTACATACTCTTCTCATGGACTCATCCGTGTTCATAAAGAAGAATAATATCTTGGCAAGAATAAAGAAACTACTGCTACAAATGGATGTTTCCACGCCCTCCAacaaattcttcctatactctACTATTGCAGAATATTTTATGCTTGTTTTGCAATTCTTACGTCCTTCTTacgacttattgctgattggttattGTTACGGACATAAACaaagaaatcgatgctcggggaaacatccataatcTAGTCTTTATCTAATAAATTACTATTATACGTACACCCATAACAGAAACGTAAAATGATCTTATGTTGTTGAAAACTTGTAGATCGTGACCGTGAAATTCGTGTTCGTCATTGGGAACCATGTTTACGTATGTTGGACCTTCCATGTCTTTCAAATAATAATGAGAATCATCAGGAAGAAAGAATTCATCTCCTCCCATACTTATGACCATTTTAGGCATGGTCAAACGATCTCTGTATgctgtaataaaattattaattgatACTATAAATATGTACATAATTACCATGCTGTTTTTTATaccatttgtttttatttttaatttccttAATTTTGTTAGTACTTTGAGTGCCGGGCTCATGCTGTATCCCGCCATAAAACGATGGCATCTGCTCAGTAGATGGATGAAAAACTTTTTGACTGATAAGGTATACAAACTCACAATATGGATCaacaatgtccgccatcttctGGGTATTCGGGTTATCGAGATCTGCTGTCACGTTTGCAAAGAAATAATCACCCAGGGCAAATGACCAACCTCCATAAGCACGATAATGATGATGTAAATTCTGTAATAATGCCATAAACGTAAGGTTTTATGTCGGAGCATAACTAATAAGTAGAGTATTCTaaacaacaaaaatagttacctccaCCATGTTCAGAACGTCAAGTACGATTGGAGTTATACAAGTCACCCTTTTGCTATCAACAGCCCCAGTTGTCCAAGTGGTCCATCCTCtctaaaataaacatatatatataatatcaatcGTCTGGCACCTATTCAGATATGTTCACCACATTCAAGTTTTCTTGGTAGATTACATTATGTTGAAGAACGGCATCTGTACGTTTACTACTCGGGGCACAGtaatgtttttataaaagatcaTATTTGGATTCGAGCCAATGGCGCCAGACCTTAGCAGACggaaaatcatatatatatatgtatatatctgGTACAACATCATtcgggataaatataaaaatcatatcCTATCAACATACCTGATAAGCGTACCCCATATGCGAGTCACCTTAGCATTAAATCTTAGTGGATATATATTACTCACTTTAGATGCCCCTCCTACGCAGAATTTACTGACTTCTTGGCCACGTGTTTTGTTGACAAAATCAGTTATTGTGTCCATAGCTTTAACTGCTGCTTTTGTCATTGGCATTCGAAGTAACCAATAGGGCTCGGATGGGTCATCAATGAAATGCCTTGAAATTCAGGATTAACACACATTTAAAAAAAGGTATAAAAAAGCAGTGAAATGTAGAGCACAATCCTTTTTTACCTCCATGTATAGGCAATAATTTCGTCTTCCGTACGGGATCTCTGAAGTATATCTTTTTTGAAAACAAGACTCTGATTTGGAACTTGACGCAACAATGCAGTGACACTAGATAATCAAAGTATCTCAATCAATAGAATATTACTGTGAAATTCCAAGATTAACAATACTAATACTGTAGCTACAGCCATATTTTGAAAACTGCGATGAAGGCCAGTTTACAGCTATGGCGTCCCAATTAGCGGAGAACTTGGGTTTTCTATAAGATGTCATTTCGCGATATCGCTATAAAATACACTCCCCCCTATTTTTGCAGTCGTATAGATAAAAATAGTGGCTAGGATGGCATGTTTGATTCAACCTACTCAAATCGCCGTACTCCAGATCACCTAGTCAATTCGGTTGAGTGGTAATTAACTTGAAATGAATCGACTTCAGAATGTCAGATTTCAGTCTACACGTCGTTTAACATGAGTCAACAAGGGCCATTCATTGCCTATTTTCCGTTTGGACGAGACTCATTGCTGTTTTACTATCGATGAGTCCGAATATAATCAAAAGAGACCGCATTTCAATTTTACCTTTTTGTCGTGGAAGCAATCATTTGCATTTCAGTAAAGAAATCGTCTGTTGTTGAGGGCAAACCTCCCGAATTAGAGCCTCCTTCAATGAGCATGTACGCGCTGTCTTTCATCCGGGCATCAAACGTATCAGGGATATTCACAATCAGATCATGCCACCATATGGATCTTGTGACATCGTCATCTTAGTAAAAGGTTCATATATGTAACAAAAATACAATCAAATCTACACAAGTTCAACGATGCAAAGTGAAGCAAGCTATAGGTACCTGTTAACCATCGCTGTGAGGTCATGTTCAATAAGTATGACGTCACACCAGGGGCTTTGTTGGTCCATTTGTCAATGACTTCATACTTGTAATACCCATCATCTCTGAATACGTAATCATCTAGTGGTGTTCCGCAGCTGGTTGAAATTATAGCAAAGATCACCTgtcaaaatattgcaatatacaAACTATTCTCTTATTGcatagaaaaatatcttcgaggTAACCTACCGTAAGACCGATAAAACTCATTCCTTCCATGTTACAAAAATACTAAAACCTAACAACCACCTAACTAACAGAATGATTGAGTTTATTTAATGAAGATATGCCCGATCATGTTTACTGCGATGCATTGAGCAAACAATACTTTCAGCTGTTTGGCGTAGCCGCGTGACTATTAATTTGCCAACTATTTCGTTCCGTTTGATTAGTACTGCAAAGCTGTTATCTTTCAGAAACTTTGGCTAAGCCTAAAAGTGATTGTGTAAACGGGTTTCTTGCACGTCGTGCAAATTCGTACTATCTTGTTGCAGCCTTAACTCGAACTACGCCGTGTTGATGCCGACGCAAATATTGCCAATACATTATTAGATCCTTGTTTGACTTTCAGAATAATGCTAGGGTGGAAGTCGTAATGTCATCTTACTTACTTATGGTAATTCATTCCACTTTTGCTCAAAAAATCTACTATGACTCAGACTCGACTTGTGACTCGATTAGATTTGTGACTCGATTCGAAATAGGAACTCTAATTTTAAACTGCCATGAAACTAGAACCTGACTAGGGACTAGTGACTCGACTTGCCTTGGGTTCAGAGACTTGTGCTCAACACTGTGTAAATAGTCAATGGAACATACAGACAAAAAACggaatatttttagtttttcaatcATCAATAGGTAAAGGTAGGAATGATGCTTTAGTAATTTATAGCTCAAATAAGTGTGCAGGAAAGATATAGCTTTTGTTAACATGTTCA
The genomic region above belongs to Styela clava chromosome 13, kaStyClav1.hap1.2, whole genome shotgun sequence and contains:
- the LOC120333421 gene encoding autocrine proliferation repressor protein A-like, with product MEGMSFIGLTVIFAIISTSCGTPLDDYVFRDDGYYKYEVIDKWTNKAPGVTSYLLNMTSQRWLTDDDVTRSIWWHDLIVNIPDTFDARMKDSAYMLIEGGSNSGGLPSTTDDFFTEMQMIASTTKSVTALLRQVPNQSLVFKKDILQRSRTEDEIIAYTWRHFIDDPSEPYWLLRMPMTKAAVKAMDTITDFVNKTRGQEVSKFCVGGASKRGWTTWTTGAVDSKRVTCITPIVLDVLNMVENLHHHYRAYGGWSFALGDYFFANVTADLDNPNTQKMADIVDPYSYRDRLTMPKMVISMGGDEFFLPDDSHYYLKDMEGPTYVNMVPNDEHEFHGHDLQVFNNIRSFYVSVMGGYKIPKVAWTLQTTPTGGGSIDVTTDTKPVRVSAWTATTLSQDRRDFRLNILDPKDSLNGPIPQNVMWIGSDVTTISETHFSHSVDKPEKGWTAFFIQLGFLGPNGTIFECTTETNIAPNTFPFEDCHGVGCTGFLL